Genomic DNA from Streptomyces venezuelae:
GGCGGCGGCAGGGTCCGGCAGGCGCCTGCGGCCAGCTCGATGAGTTCCTGGGGGGTGTATGTTGCGGCGTTCACGAGCTGGGCTCCGTCCGCGGTGTGTCGCCGGCGGCGAGGATGTGGGCGATGCGGTCGGCGCAGGCCTGCTCGTCTCCGCGCTCGCCGACCTCGTAGTCGAATCCGGTGATGTACCGGCCGTCGGTGAGCCGGATCTCTTCAGCGAGCTGGGGGTGAAGAGGGTTCGCTACGGCGAGAATCAGCTCGGGGTCGCGGGCGGCTACGCGAAGTCCGCGGCCTTCGAGGTAGGCGCCTAGTCGGTGCAGGTCGTCGGTGTCCACGCATTGACGATCTCAATCCCGCTGGTGGGGGCGGGATATGACAACCTATGACACGGAGTGGATCATGCGGACGGTCGCCATCACGGGCACGCGCAGCACCGGGCATCGCAGTCTCGACGAGTACGCGGACCTGTTCGCCGACTACCTGGGCCCGTTCGCCGACAGCCACTTCTACATCGGCGGGGCGAAGGGTATCGACAGCATGTCCCTGCTCTGGCTCGCCGGGAACACGCCCGCGCAGATCACCGTCGTCGTACCCGGCACGGTCGACCAGCAGCCCGCCGAAGCGCGACAGGCCATCGCCCGTACCCGGGACCGCATCACGGAGATCGTCGAGCTGAAGGCGCCGGAGCTGCGCTCGCCCGCTTACCACGCACGGAACCGGTGGATGGTCGACCGCAGCCGGATGGTCATCGGCTTCCCCCACAGCAGCGAGCCGTCCTCGGGGACGTGGCAGACCCTCACCTACGCCTCCGATCTGGGTAAACCGCGCCTGATCGTGCCCGTGTAGACAACATCTGCGCCACCATGGCCGGATGGACGACAGAGCGGCAGGAGCTGCGATCCTGAAGCGGCTACGGAACCGCCGCGGTCTGTCCCTCTCCGACGTGGCCCGCGCCCTCGCCGAGTACGCCGCCGAGCTCCACCAACCTCACCTCCCCGCGGTCGCATCCGTGCAGCGGTCCGTGGCCCGCTGGGAGGCGGCCCGCCCGACGATGCCGGACGAGCGCTACCAGCTGCTCCTCGCCCACCTCTACGCCCGCACCCCCGCCGGCGAGCTGTCCCTGGGTGCAGGCTCGGACTTCGCGGAACTCCTCGAGGCGCTACGCCTGCTCGGGGAGAGCGAGCGGCGCCTCGTCGAGCTGCGGTCGGTGCTGGTGCGTGCGGTGACCGACCAAGGCGGCGGCATGCTGGCCTTCCTTGCACCCGGCGTACAGGTCGGGCTGACCGCGGCACTCGCCGACCCCAC
This window encodes:
- a CDS encoding DNA-processing protein DprA, whose protein sequence is MTTYDTEWIMRTVAITGTRSTGHRSLDEYADLFADYLGPFADSHFYIGGAKGIDSMSLLWLAGNTPAQITVVVPGTVDQQPAEARQAIARTRDRITEIVELKAPELRSPAYHARNRWMVDRSRMVIGFPHSSEPSSGTWQTLTYASDLGKPRLIVPV